The Candidatus Neomarinimicrobiota bacterium genomic sequence ATGGAGCTAATATCAGATACATGACACACATCAAAGAACCCGTCTTCCAGCTGAGCATCTGGAGCAAGGCTGAGGCCACCACCAACAGACCAGCCGTTAGCAATGCAGGTAAGATAAGAGTGATCATCTATAGTCTGATCATCCAGTTCAATTCTCATAGGAACGGCACTCCAATGTCGAAGCGTCTTAAAAATAGCCACCAAGTAAACAATTTTGCCTTTAAGTCTTTTTATCTTACGACTCTGTATGTTTGCATAGGCATCAAAACCAATACCAAGAACGTTCACGAAATATCGCTCGCTGTTATAGAGACCCAAATCAACCATTCTCGGTTTTCCATTCAAGATATTATCCAAAGCAGCTTCCAACTTCATGGGAAGTTTAGCGCTACGCACAAAATCGTTTCCGGTACCTATGGGAATGACCGCCATAGGAGTTTCACCACCAACAAGGCCGTTTAGGACTTCATTCATAGTACCATCGCCACCAATAACGGTAACTAAATCGTAATCTGCCTTAATCTCTTTAGTGAAGTGGGTAGCATCTCCTGGACCTTCAGTCCACCGGATCTCATGATCCACTTCTTTCTCCAGGAGAAGTTTCTCTAGTTGAGGCAGCAGTTTCAGGGTAGTTCCCCTTCCCGCCTGTGGATTTATAACAAAGAGTATTCTCATTAACTCCCCTTAATGGCTATACATTCGATTTCCACATCAACCCCCAGTGGCAATTTCGAGACTTCCAGTGCGGAGCGGGCCGGTGGATTTTCGCTAAAAAATTCGAGGAAAACCTCATTCAGCTCAGCGAACCGGGAAAGATCTGTGAGAAAAACGGTAAGCTTCACGCTGTTTGAAATGGACGATCCGGAAGCTTCCAAAATTCCGTTTATATTCTGCAAAACGCGTCGTGCGCGGGCCTTGAAATCGCCTTCGACTACCTCTCCTGTGGAAGGGTCCAGGGGAATCTGTCCGGCAGTAAAAATAATTTCACCCGTCGAAATTCCCTGGCTGTATGTACCGACAGCGTGAGGAGCATTTTCTGTCTTTATTACAATTCTCTCAGTCATTGTTCGTTTTCTCCAAATTCCATAACGCTATACTGATATCGTCATTCATCAACTTTTATGCAATCACTCCTTAAGTGTTTCCATGATCTTGTTATACCTCATAAGAAAAACAACCATTTTTCCGTCAATCCTGTTAATACATATTAATTTCATCTATAAAAAAAGATTATTATCTCAGAGTTTGGCAGTTATCATTTTTTCAGCTGCTTTCAAAGCACCATCCAATTTCGCCGGATCTTTTCCTCCCGCAGTGGCAAAATGCGGTTTTCCGCCACCGCCACCGCCCAGCTCTTTCCCCACTTGCTTCACAAAATCAGTTGCCTTAACCCCTAATTTCACTAGATCATCAGTTACAACGCAAGCAATGCAAGGTTTATCATCAAAAACTGTCCCAAGAACACCGACGCCACTTTTCAGAAGTATCCTTAACTGATCACCTAATGATTTGAGGTGGTCCATATCTTCGGCCTCCACACGGGAAACAACAACTTTCTTCTCACCAACCGACCGCGCAGATTCGACGACCGCAGTTAAATCATCTTCACCGGTCGAGGAGCGCTGTTTCTTCAGTTCTTTCTCCAACTTTTTCCGCTGAACCATGAGGGTTTCTACCTTTTGCTCTACCTCCTCAATTGAGCAGTTAAGGAGAGCTTTTATAGTCTCCAGCGACTCAAAACCGTTCAACACACAATTGATTGCTCCGGGCCCTGTCACTGCCATGATTCGGCGAACGCCGGAGGAGAGAGACGACTCTTCTGTAATTTTGAATAAACCAATATCGCCCGTTCTCCCAACATGAGTGCCGCCACATAGCTCTTTAGAAAATTCACCGATTGTAATCACCCGCACTTTATCTGCATATTTCTCCTCAAAGATGGCCTCTGCTCCTTCATCTTTGGCCTTATTATAATCCTTCACGGTGATGTCCAGCGGTGTATTTTTTTGGATCTCATCATTAACCATCTCTTCGATTTGTCGGAGTCCTTCGAAAGTGATTTTCTGATAGTGCGTTAAATCAAACCGAAGATAATCAGAATGGACAAAAGAGCCCGCCTGCTGTACATGATCACCAAGTACATTTTTCAGCGCTTTGTGAAGGAGATGGGTAGCGGTATGGTTCTTTTTTATCTTCTCCCGCCGTTCGTCATCCACCTGGGCGGTGACGGTTTCCCCGTTTATGCTATCACCCTTCTCAAATTCACCAACATGGATATGACTGGCTCCCTCCTTCACCGTGTCCGTTACCCGAATCGTGAAGCCGTTTCCAGACAAGTTGCCCGTATCGCCAACCTGCCCCCCCTGTTCGCTGTAGAATGGCGTCTTATCGAGCACAATCAATACGGTACCCTTGGAACAGTGATACTTGCGAATAGTTGATTCAGATGAGAGACCGCTGTAACCGAGGAATTCTGAATCATCTCCTTCTGTTACAGTCGTCCAGTCCTTATCGGAGACGTCAAGTTTGAACTTCCCTACGCTCCGAGACTTTTTCCGCTGTTCTTCCATGGCCTTATCAAATCCTTTTATATCAACAGAAAGCCTTTTTTCTCGAGCCATCTGCTCTGTCAGATCCACAGGAAAACCGAATGTATCGTAAAGCTTAAAGACGGCTTCTCCCGAAATCGTTTTCCCGGACAAGTCAGTGACGATTTTATCGAACTGTTCCAGCCCTCGGTCCAATGTTTCATTAAAACCTATCTCTTCTGCCTTGATAACTTTTTCCACATGGGACTGCTTTTCAACGAGCTCGGGATAGACATCTCCCATGAGTTCCACTACCGTCTCCACCAGATTGGACAAAAAGGGGTCTTCTTTTCCCATACTGTGACCAAACCGTGCGGCCCGCCGCAATATGCGCCTTGCAACATAGCCACGTCCCTCGTTGGAAGGAAGTACACCATCTGCTATGGAGAAAGAAAGCATCCGAATATGATCAGCGATAGCACGGTGACCTACCAGATCGTCCTCATATTTCACACCCAGATTTTTCTCCTGAACTCCGATAATAGATTGGAAAAGGTCAGTGTCGTAGTTGCTCGTTTTGCCCTGTAACACCGCGGCTATTCTTTCCAGGCCGGCACCGGTGTCTACATGCTTTTTCGGCAATTCATTCAAGGTACCATCAGAAAGTCGGTTATTCTGTATGAAAACAAGGTTCCATAACTCCCAGTACTGATCAGAGACGTTTATGCCTTTTTCAGACTGTTTGGACGGATCTTTCCCAACATAGTAGTGTATCTCGGAGCAGGGTCCGCAAGGCCCTGAATCACCCATCTCCCAGAAATTGTCCTTCTTCCCAAAACGTAACACCCGATCCGGGGCAATATCTGTAACCTTTTTCCAAAGTTTATCGGCTTCATCGTCGTCATCGTAAACAGTGGCCCAAAGACGATCTTTCTCCAGTCCCCAAACATCGGTGAGAAGCTCCCAGGCCCATTGAATAGCTTCAGCCTTGTAATAATCACCAAAAGACCAGTTTCCCAACATCTCAAAAAAAGTGTGATGAAAAGTATCGTAGCCCACCTCATCCAGATCGTTGTGTTTACCGCTGACACGGATACACTTCTGACTGTTAACTACCCGTAAATGCTTCGGTTTTTCTTTTCCCAGAAAAATGTTCTTGAACTGATTCATTCCGGCATTAATAAATAGCAGTGTGGGATCATCCTTCGACACCAAGGGCGCGCTCCGGACATAGGCGTGACCTTTTTCCTTAAAAAAGTCAAAGAATTGATTTCTGATTTCAGATGCTTTCATAGCCACCGGTGGTGTGCAATCGAATTAGTTAATTTACGCTGATGGGATGAGGTGGAAAACGATGGAGATAATAGACCATTAGGATTAACTCGTTTATGTTTCTTTTCGTTAGATTTGTAGTTAACCATCTACCCAAGAGAAAAATAATGTGACATGACCTGCAAAAAATACATATGATCTCAATCGCTGTAGATGCCATGGGTGGAGACCACGCACCCCAGAAAATTGTACAAGGAGCTGTGCTTGCTTCCAAGGCCAACCCTGTCCGAATTCTTCTCGTTGGGGATGAATATGCCATAAAAGATGAACTGAAACACCACGAGTACCCTTCTGACAGTCTGAAGATTATTCATACTCCTGATTCCATATTAATGGATGAATCACCGAAAAAAGCTGTTGTAAACAAACCAAATGCCTCCATTCTCATCGCTGCTTCATTGGTGTCCAAAGGGGATGCAGATGCTCTCGTTTCAGCTGGAAGCACCGGATCGGTGGTCCTTTCGGCCGCAAAAAAACTTTCAAAGATACCCGGCATCAAACGGACAGCAATCGCTACTGTCTACCCCACACTCAACGAGTTCAAGCACGATGACCACTTAGCACTCATGGTGGATGTGGGTGCTAATGTAAAATCCTCCGCGATGGAGCTTGTGCAGTTTGCTATAATGGGTTCCTCATACGTTGCCAATGTGCGGGGGGTGGTGTCGCCGAAAGCAGCTTTGTTGAATATAGGTGAAGAAGAAACTAAAGGGAGCGAAAAAATGCAGACTGCATACCACATGCTAAAAAAAGTACCATCCCTAAATTTTTTTGGCAATATTGAAGGTAAAGACATTCTCCGAGGAAATGTGGATGTTATCGTAACCGACGGCTTCGTGGGCAACATTGTTATCAAAACACTAGAAGGGGCTGCCATGGCTGCCGGCCAACTTGGAGAAATAGCGTTCCGAGCAAAGTTCAGTTGGAAACTAGGCCTTTTTTTCCTACGAAAGGGGTTGAGACGAATCCGGGAAGTAACGGATTACGCTGAATACGGCGGCGCCCCGCTTTTAGGATTTGAGAAAATGGTCATTATTGCTCACGGGCGATCCAACGCAAAAGCTGTCTCTAACGCCATCAAACTGGCCGGAAAGTCTGTCAGAGACAAAGTGTGCGAAACCATGGCTCAGCAGATCGGCGAACTCGATGTTCAACCGAAAGAAACGTTTTCAGTCAATTGACCGTCTTAACTTTCAAGTTTCTAACTACCGGCTCCATCTGATCCCACGTAAATCCCTTTCGCTTTAACAGGTTGACGAAGCTCTGTTTTTCCTTTTTGTTCAGCGCCTTATTTGGGTCAATTCCACGCTTTTTCATTAGATTCAGGATCAGTTTATCCGCTGGGTATTTTGAATAAGTTACATCAAGGGTATGCTCTATAATTTTTTGAGCGATACCCGTTTTGATCAGTTCACTTTTCAAAGCTATAGGCCCGAGGCATTTGTTCTTTACCCTGTCCCGGGCAAATACGGCGGCGAATTCTTCGTCGTTCAGATATCCCTTCTCAACCAACTCCTCTGTTACCCGACCCGCCAGACCCTTATCCCAGCCTTTATGGACAAGCCTATTGGTAATCTCTTTTATACTCCGCTGTCGGTAGCTTAACAGATTCACGGCAGCATGTTTCGCCTTATCAAATTCATCTGCCGTTGTCAGTTCCTTGATTTGTTTATTAGATATTTCTGCTCCTTCTTGAATATCGTTCAGAAAAAAAATGCCTTCAGAAACACTGAAGGCAAATTGACCGTCAACAAAAATGGAACGCCTGTCCGGCCGTTTTTTGTTGACCTTAATGGCGGTGATTTGAGGCACTAATTAAGAATCTTATGTTTCCTCTGTGGTCTCGGCTTTGGCTGCTTCCACACCGAGGAAACCTTTCACCTCGTGCTCAATTTTTTCACATGTATCGGCATACTCTTTAAGATACATCTTGGCATTCTCCCTTCCCTGGCCTATCCGATCACCACCGTAGGAATACCAAGCACCTGATTTGTCTACAATATCAGCTGTTACGGCTAGGTCGAGAAGGTCGCCTTCATATGAGATACCCTCACCGTACATAATATCGAACTCAGTCTGCCGAAATGGCGGAGCACACTTGTTTTTTACCACTTTTACCCGGACGCGATTCCCTACGCTTGTATCACCTTCTTTGATAGCACCGATACGACGAATATCCAATCTCACAGATGTATAAAACTTGAGAGCGCGACCACCTGGTGTCGTTTCAGGATTGCCAAACATAACCCCGATCTTCTCCCGGATCTGATTGACAAAAATAACTGCTGTATTGGATTTGGAAACGGAACCGGTAAGCTTCCGCAAAGCCTGAGACATGAGTCTGGCCTGAAGCCCCACGTAGCTATCTCCCATTTCCCCTTCCAATTCCACACGAGGCACCAGCGCCGCCACTGAATCGATGATCACCACATCTACGGCGCCGCTCCGAACGAGTGTATCACAGATCTCCAACGCCTGTTCACCCGTATCTGGCTGAGATACCAACAGGTCAGTAATGTTCACTCCAAGCTTTTCAGCATAGATGGGATCCATGGCGTGTTCAGCATCAATAAAAATGCCATAACCGCCTAGCTTTTGCGCTTCAGCTAGGATATGAAGCGCTAGTGTCGTTTTTCCTGATGCTTCTGGTCCGAAAATCTCTGTGACTCGTCCTCGCGGGACTCCGCCGATTCCGAGAGCCGAATCAAGCGAAATGGCACCCGTTGGGATGCCTTCCACTGATGCTATAACTCCCTTTTCCCCAAGACGCATAACAGAACCTTTCCCGAACTTTTTGTCGATCTGAACTAATGCCAGATCCAGCGCCTTATCTTTCTTGCTGACTTCTTTTGCACTCATCTAATCGATTCTCCTACTCTCCCAGCTTTTACTGAATTATCATTAAAAGCCAAAGATGTGCTCTTTGATCTCCTGATTTGACCCTTTGAATATATCGATAACTGAACAGATTATGAATTTATCTCACCTTGGTTTAAGGCTGTGTGTTCCCAATATTGAGTAAAGGGCGCCGCTCGGGAGAAGTTCACTC encodes the following:
- a CDS encoding diacylglycerol kinase family lipid kinase, which translates into the protein MRILFVINPQAGRGTTLKLLPQLEKLLLEKEVDHEIRWTEGPGDATHFTKEIKADYDLVTVIGGDGTMNEVLNGLVGGETPMAVIPIGTGNDFVRSAKLPMKLEAALDNILNGKPRMVDLGLYNSERYFVNVLGIGFDAYANIQSRKIKRLKGKIVYLVAIFKTLRHWSAVPMRIELDDQTIDDHSYLTCIANGWSVGGGLSLAPDAQLEDGFFDVCHVSDISSMKIVWNFPKLINGKINDLEEVTILRSKKVKVTSEEPLPMHLDGEIIEGNNKVFEVEMIPGGFTIWDGGMGQTQ
- a CDS encoding RidA family protein, with the translated sequence MTERIVIKTENAPHAVGTYSQGISTGEIIFTAGQIPLDPSTGEVVEGDFKARARRVLQNINGILEASGSSISNSVKLTVFLTDLSRFAELNEVFLEFFSENPPARSALEVSKLPLGVDVEIECIAIKGS
- the alaS gene encoding alanine--tRNA ligase, which gives rise to MKASEIRNQFFDFFKEKGHAYVRSAPLVSKDDPTLLFINAGMNQFKNIFLGKEKPKHLRVVNSQKCIRVSGKHNDLDEVGYDTFHHTFFEMLGNWSFGDYYKAEAIQWAWELLTDVWGLEKDRLWATVYDDDDEADKLWKKVTDIAPDRVLRFGKKDNFWEMGDSGPCGPCSEIHYYVGKDPSKQSEKGINVSDQYWELWNLVFIQNNRLSDGTLNELPKKHVDTGAGLERIAAVLQGKTSNYDTDLFQSIIGVQEKNLGVKYEDDLVGHRAIADHIRMLSFSIADGVLPSNEGRGYVARRILRRAARFGHSMGKEDPFLSNLVETVVELMGDVYPELVEKQSHVEKVIKAEEIGFNETLDRGLEQFDKIVTDLSGKTISGEAVFKLYDTFGFPVDLTEQMAREKRLSVDIKGFDKAMEEQRKKSRSVGKFKLDVSDKDWTTVTEGDDSEFLGYSGLSSESTIRKYHCSKGTVLIVLDKTPFYSEQGGQVGDTGNLSGNGFTIRVTDTVKEGASHIHVGEFEKGDSINGETVTAQVDDERREKIKKNHTATHLLHKALKNVLGDHVQQAGSFVHSDYLRFDLTHYQKITFEGLRQIEEMVNDEIQKNTPLDITVKDYNKAKDEGAEAIFEEKYADKVRVITIGEFSKELCGGTHVGRTGDIGLFKITEESSLSSGVRRIMAVTGPGAINCVLNGFESLETIKALLNCSIEEVEQKVETLMVQRKKLEKELKKQRSSTGEDDLTAVVESARSVGEKKVVVSRVEAEDMDHLKSLGDQLRILLKSGVGVLGTVFDDKPCIACVVTDDLVKLGVKATDFVKQVGKELGGGGGGKPHFATAGGKDPAKLDGALKAAEKMITAKL
- the plsX gene encoding phosphate acyltransferase PlsX; its protein translation is MISIAVDAMGGDHAPQKIVQGAVLASKANPVRILLVGDEYAIKDELKHHEYPSDSLKIIHTPDSILMDESPKKAVVNKPNASILIAASLVSKGDADALVSAGSTGSVVLSAAKKLSKIPGIKRTAIATVYPTLNEFKHDDHLALMVDVGANVKSSAMELVQFAIMGSSYVANVRGVVSPKAALLNIGEEETKGSEKMQTAYHMLKKVPSLNFFGNIEGKDILRGNVDVIVTDGFVGNIVIKTLEGAAMAAGQLGEIAFRAKFSWKLGLFFLRKGLRRIREVTDYAEYGGAPLLGFEKMVIIAHGRSNAKAVSNAIKLAGKSVRDKVCETMAQQIGELDVQPKETFSVN
- the recA gene encoding recombinase RecA is translated as MSAKEVSKKDKALDLALVQIDKKFGKGSVMRLGEKGVIASVEGIPTGAISLDSALGIGGVPRGRVTEIFGPEASGKTTLALHILAEAQKLGGYGIFIDAEHAMDPIYAEKLGVNITDLLVSQPDTGEQALEICDTLVRSGAVDVVIIDSVAALVPRVELEGEMGDSYVGLQARLMSQALRKLTGSVSKSNTAVIFVNQIREKIGVMFGNPETTPGGRALKFYTSVRLDIRRIGAIKEGDTSVGNRVRVKVVKNKCAPPFRQTEFDIMYGEGISYEGDLLDLAVTADIVDKSGAWYSYGGDRIGQGRENAKMYLKEYADTCEKIEHEVKGFLGVEAAKAETTEET